In Deinococcus maricopensis DSM 21211, one genomic interval encodes:
- a CDS encoding carbohydrate ABC transporter permease — translation MIQSSGPRPTGRRIRAGLRDTLLSYAFLAPALVLLAVFTFYPLGYGAYLGFTKYTGAQFAQGLGPQFIGLENFKALIADPLFWTGLKNSLKYLLIVPILQFASLAVAVLVNRNLPGMAFFRGAYYVPVVTSISLAAVMWEWVYNKEGTLNWILGALHLLPQGGAFGWLNNEHTALYAILLVTFWRGFGYYMVLYIAGLQSIPEELEEAAVLDGANRWQRFWGITVPMMRPTILLCTLLSTIAAIRALEEVLVLTNGGPLNSTYTALMYVYSKAFQGFNFDYGLASAAGLVVAAVALALSLLNFRFFRSDVEES, via the coding sequence ATGATTCAGAGTTCAGGCCCACGCCCCACCGGCAGGCGAATCCGCGCAGGTCTGCGTGACACGCTGCTGTCGTACGCGTTCCTTGCGCCCGCACTGGTGCTGCTGGCGGTGTTCACGTTCTACCCGCTCGGGTACGGCGCGTACCTGGGCTTCACGAAGTACACGGGCGCGCAGTTCGCGCAGGGGCTCGGGCCGCAGTTCATCGGCCTGGAGAACTTCAAGGCGCTCATCGCCGACCCGCTGTTCTGGACGGGCCTGAAAAACAGCCTGAAGTACCTGTTGATCGTGCCGATCCTGCAGTTCGCGTCGCTGGCCGTCGCGGTCCTCGTGAACCGCAACCTGCCCGGCATGGCGTTCTTCCGCGGCGCGTACTACGTGCCGGTCGTGACCAGCATCTCGCTCGCGGCCGTCATGTGGGAGTGGGTGTACAACAAGGAAGGCACCCTGAACTGGATTCTGGGCGCGCTGCACCTCCTGCCGCAGGGCGGCGCGTTCGGGTGGCTGAACAACGAGCACACGGCGCTGTACGCGATCCTGCTCGTCACGTTCTGGCGCGGGTTCGGGTACTACATGGTGCTGTACATCGCGGGCCTGCAGAGCATCCCCGAGGAGCTGGAGGAAGCGGCCGTGCTGGACGGCGCGAACCGCTGGCAGCGCTTCTGGGGCATCACCGTGCCGATGATGCGCCCCACCATCCTGCTGTGCACGCTGCTCAGCACCATCGCCGCGATCCGCGCGCTGGAGGAGGTGCTGGTCCTCACGAACGGCGGGCCGCTGAACAGCACGTACACCGCGCTGATGTACGTGTACTCGAAGGCGTTCCAGGGCTTCAACTTCGATTACGGGCTGGCGTCCGCGGCGGGCCTGGTGGTCGCGGCGGTGGCGCTCGCGCTGTCACTGCTGAACTTCCGGTTCTTCCGCAGTGACGTGGAGGAATCATGA
- a CDS encoding MurR/RpiR family transcriptional regulator: protein MTTLPHARHAPQAGAIGRIKLQAHALTPSLHRVATHILERPHTVVHQTITELAQDARVGESSITRLCRKLGYPGFHAFKLALTADVVTSTPTPTPHGTTPSERASWLVRQTTLTLEETTHLLNAATLERAAYAIAHAPRVDVTGQGNSGFMAQYFAHRLMRVGISATAHTDPHLAAVGAATLPEQGVMIGITASGSTIDTVHHLRLARERGRFTLAITQRASSPVTRHADAVLYAAGQEAPLNDDTLTSFTSQALLLDVLYTTITPHLPNAPDTLRRTAESVVEKKY, encoded by the coding sequence ATGACGACGCTCCCCCACGCCCGTCACGCGCCCCAGGCGGGTGCCATCGGACGTATCAAGCTTCAGGCCCACGCCCTCACCCCCAGCCTTCACCGCGTCGCCACGCACATCCTGGAGCGCCCCCATACCGTCGTCCACCAGACCATCACCGAGCTCGCCCAGGACGCCCGCGTCGGCGAAAGCAGCATCACCCGCCTGTGCCGCAAACTCGGCTACCCCGGGTTCCACGCCTTCAAACTGGCCCTCACCGCCGACGTCGTCACCTCCACCCCCACCCCCACCCCCCACGGCACCACCCCCAGCGAACGCGCCAGCTGGCTCGTCCGCCAGACCACCCTCACCCTCGAGGAAACCACCCACCTCCTGAACGCCGCCACCCTGGAACGCGCCGCGTACGCTATCGCCCACGCGCCCCGCGTCGACGTCACCGGCCAGGGCAACAGCGGCTTCATGGCCCAGTACTTCGCGCACCGCCTCATGCGGGTCGGCATCAGCGCCACCGCCCACACCGACCCGCACCTCGCCGCCGTCGGCGCCGCCACCCTCCCCGAACAGGGCGTCATGATCGGCATCACCGCCAGCGGCAGCACCATCGACACCGTCCACCACCTGCGCCTCGCCCGCGAACGCGGACGATTCACGCTCGCCATCACGCAACGCGCCTCATCCCCCGTCACCCGCCACGCCGACGCGGTCCTGTACGCCGCCGGACAGGAGGCTCCCCTGAACGATGACACCCTCACCAGCTTCACCAGCCAGGCGCTGCTGCTCGACGTCCTCTACACCACCATTACCCCCCACCTGCCCAACGCCCCGGACACCCTGCGCCGCACCGCCGAATCCGTCGTCGAAAAGAAATACTGA
- a CDS encoding ABC transporter substrate-binding protein yields MKKAALALSLALAASTAFAQKPVEITFWSWYLSPKFDAYIKDSIAAFEKANPTIKVKWFDKQDSLVQDFLSSVNLGNAPDVVNLNIDETAKAAQNGFLRPVDSLVSKASLTSTFYPQSIANFSTGGKVYGFPWYGWLNEGVLLYNPDLFKKAGLSRAPRTMTELLSYAKTIKDKTGAYGYVPAYKDPNTASFLGYFYSEGLPVYDKAGKAAFNTAAHAALLQQYVNLYKGGYVPEDAIRREAFQVATELYAQGKVAMVVGGPQALNRLKDNNPGLYKSVVVTEAPLGKAGVQTGGSMDLVIPTASKHPAEAAKFAAFMTNNVNQMKFARIVPIVPTTRAAQNDAYFKQAGTDAIARATSLVGASGRYINPGYKAPKNSDDLYKNFNDNIEAALLGRKTAQQALNDSVAYWNANMK; encoded by the coding sequence ATGAAAAAAGCCGCGCTTGCCCTCAGCCTTGCCCTCGCCGCCAGCACCGCCTTCGCCCAGAAACCCGTCGAAATCACCTTCTGGAGCTGGTACCTCAGCCCCAAATTCGACGCCTACATCAAAGACAGCATCGCGGCGTTCGAAAAAGCCAATCCCACCATCAAGGTCAAATGGTTCGACAAGCAGGACAGCCTCGTGCAGGACTTCCTGTCCAGCGTCAACCTCGGCAACGCCCCGGACGTCGTGAACCTCAATATCGACGAAACCGCCAAGGCCGCCCAGAACGGCTTCCTGCGCCCCGTCGACAGCCTCGTCAGCAAAGCTAGCCTCACCAGCACCTTCTACCCGCAGTCCATCGCGAACTTCAGCACGGGCGGCAAGGTGTACGGCTTCCCCTGGTACGGCTGGCTGAACGAAGGCGTGCTGCTGTACAACCCGGACCTCTTCAAGAAAGCCGGCCTGAGCCGCGCGCCGCGCACCATGACTGAACTGCTGTCCTACGCCAAGACCATCAAGGACAAGACCGGCGCGTACGGCTACGTCCCCGCGTACAAGGACCCCAACACCGCCAGCTTCCTCGGGTACTTCTACAGCGAAGGCCTCCCCGTGTACGACAAGGCCGGCAAGGCCGCGTTCAACACCGCCGCGCACGCCGCGCTCCTGCAGCAGTACGTGAACCTCTACAAGGGCGGCTACGTGCCCGAGGACGCCATCCGCCGCGAAGCGTTCCAGGTCGCCACGGAACTGTACGCGCAGGGCAAGGTCGCCATGGTCGTCGGCGGCCCGCAGGCCCTCAACCGCCTCAAGGACAACAACCCCGGCCTGTACAAGAGCGTCGTCGTCACCGAAGCGCCGCTCGGCAAGGCCGGCGTGCAGACCGGCGGCAGCATGGACCTCGTGATCCCCACCGCCAGCAAGCACCCCGCCGAAGCGGCGAAGTTCGCGGCGTTCATGACGAACAACGTCAACCAGATGAAGTTCGCCAGGATCGTCCCGATCGTCCCCACCACCCGCGCCGCGCAGAACGACGCGTACTTCAAGCAGGCCGGCACGGACGCCATCGCCCGCGCCACCAGCCTCGTCGGCGCGTCCGGCCGCTACATCAACCCCGGCTACAAAGCCCCGAAGAACAGCGACGACCTGTACAAGAACTTCAACGACAACATCGAAGCGGCGCTGCTCGGCCGCAAAACCGCCCAGCAGGCCCTCAACGACAGCGTCGCCTACTGGAACGCCAACATGAAGTAA
- a CDS encoding carbohydrate ABC transporter permease, with product MIQASPLPQSRAQMTAARRARVRKTVGLALRYALLLLILVFAVFPFVWTLAIAVTDKTVTGGASIYDFPASLIPKKVTLNNFVQVYQTFSLGKYVWNSVVITGLTVVGTLLISALAAYPLARFQFPGKQIIFSLIVLTLVLPNETNFIVNTLTLNKLKLLGTHLGVVIPTIAGAFGIFLMRQAFLAVPKALLEAARLDGASEWTILTRIMLPLTKPSMAALGIFTLVTTWNAYFWPSLVLTAAPDLAPLSVAVLKLKGQFNYDPFNIAAGSLIMMLPVLLVFLFAQRYFMRGLEGAVK from the coding sequence ATGATTCAGGCTTCGCCGCTCCCGCAGTCCCGCGCGCAGATGACCGCCGCGCGCCGCGCGCGCGTCCGCAAGACCGTCGGCCTGGCGCTGCGTTACGCGCTGCTGCTGCTGATCCTGGTGTTCGCGGTGTTCCCGTTCGTGTGGACGCTCGCCATTGCCGTAACCGACAAGACCGTCACGGGCGGCGCGAGCATCTACGACTTCCCCGCGAGCCTCATCCCGAAAAAGGTCACGCTGAACAACTTCGTGCAGGTGTACCAGACCTTCTCGCTCGGGAAGTACGTGTGGAACAGCGTCGTCATCACGGGCCTCACGGTGGTCGGGACGCTGCTGATCAGCGCGCTCGCCGCGTACCCGCTGGCGCGCTTCCAGTTTCCCGGCAAGCAGATCATCTTCTCGCTGATCGTGCTCACGCTGGTCCTGCCGAACGAGACGAACTTCATCGTGAACACCCTCACGCTGAACAAGCTCAAGCTGCTCGGCACGCACCTGGGCGTCGTCATTCCCACCATCGCGGGCGCGTTCGGCATCTTCCTGATGCGGCAGGCGTTCCTGGCGGTGCCGAAGGCGCTGCTGGAGGCCGCGCGCCTGGACGGCGCGTCCGAGTGGACGATCCTGACGCGCATCATGCTGCCGCTCACGAAGCCCAGCATGGCGGCGCTCGGCATCTTCACGCTCGTGACGACGTGGAACGCGTACTTCTGGCCGTCGCTGGTGCTCACGGCCGCGCCGGACCTCGCGCCGCTCAGTGTCGCCGTGCTGAAACTCAAGGGGCAGTTCAACTACGACCCGTTCAACATCGCGGCGGGCAGCCTGATCATGATGCTGCCGGTGCTGCTGGTGTTCCTGTTCGCGCAGCGTTACTTCATGCGCGGCCTCGAAGGGGCCGTGAAGTGA